A single genomic interval of Oryzias latipes chromosome 3, ASM223467v1 harbors:
- the LOC101170994 gene encoding tryptophan 5-hydroxylase 1 has translation MLSKKPNGAEGSSDAGNSEKPLHSKETLRGADENRGGLGKPACSRKRTATIIFTLKNEVGGLIKALKLFQEKHVHLVHIESRKSRRRDSDFEVFVDCDSEHEQMKELTQLLSTHAQIVEITPFGGCSPLAEDDRADAPEADGVPWFPKKISDLDQCANRVLMYGSDLDADHPGFKDSVYRKRRQYFADVAMTFKHGNPIPKIHYTAEEVCTWGVVFRELHKLYPSHACKEYLKNLPLLTRDCCYSEDNIPQLEDVSKFLKGQSGFTIRPVAGYLSPRDFLAGLAFRVFHCTQYVRHSSEPLYTPEPDTCHELLGHVPLLAEPSFAQFSQEIGLASLGASDDAVKKLATCYFFTVEFGLCKQDGKLRAYGAGLLSSASELKHSLSGKANILPFDPILTCNQECMITTFQEAYFVAESFEEAKNKMREFAKTLHRPFTVHYNPYTQSVDVLTNTHNINSMVKDIRHELDIVEEALNQLGKPLRK, from the exons GAAACTCTGAGAGGGGCCGACGAGAACCGTGGAGGTCTGGGAAAGCCGGCCTGCTCCAGGAAGAGAACTGCCACCATCATATTCACCCTGAAAAATGAGGTGGGGGGTCTGATCAAGGCCCTGAAACTCTTCCAG GAAAAACACGTCCACCTGGTCCATATCGAGTCCCGGAAGTCCAGACGCAGAGACTCGGACTTTGAGGTCTTCGTGGACTGTGACAGCGAGCACGAGCAGATGAAGGAGCTGACTCAGCTGCTGAGCACGCATGCTCAGATCGTGGAGATCACGCCGTTTGGGGGCTGCTCTCCCCTGGCTGAAGACGACAGGGCTGACGCTCCGGAGGCGGACGGCGTCCCCTGGTTTCCCAAGAAGATTTCCGATCTGGACCAGTGTGCAAACCGGGTTCTGATGTACGGCTCTGACTTAGACGCTGATCATCCG GGATTTAAAGACAGCGTTTACCGCAAAAGAAGACAATACTTTGCTGATGTGGCCATGACCTTCAAACA tggAAATCCGATTCCTAAAATCCACTACACTGCAGAGGAGGTGTGTACCTGGGGCGTGGTCTTCAGGGAGCTACACAAGCTGTATCCCAGCCATGCCTGCAAGGAGTACCTGAAGAACCTCCCTCTGCTGACCAGGGACTGCTGCTACAGTGAAGACAACATCCCTCAGCTGGAGGACGTCTCAAAGTTCCTGAAGG GGCAGTCAGGGTTCACCATCCGGCCGGTTGCGGGGTACCTGTCCCCCCGGGACTTCCTGGCCGGTCTGGCCTTCAGAGTGTTTCACTGCACCCAGTACGTCCGCCACAGCTCAGAGCCTTTGTACACACCTGAACC GGACACGTGCCACGAGCTGCTGGGTCACGTTCCTCTGCTGGCGGAGCCCAGCTTCGCTCAGTTCTCTCAGGAGATCGGTCTGGCATCTCTCGGTGCCTCGGATGATGCCGTTAAAAAGCTGGCCACG TGTTATTTCTTCACCGTGGAGTTCGGCCTTTGTAAGCAGGATGGCAAGCTGCGAGCCTACGGAGCCGGACTGCTGTCCTCTGCCAGTGAGCTCAAG CATTCACTGTCAGGCAAAGCCAACATCCTCCCCTTTGACCCCATCCTCACATGCAACCAGGAGTGCATGATCACCACTTTTCAAGAGGCTTACTTTGTCGCTGAAAGTTTTGAGGAAGCCAAGAACAAAATGAG GGAGTTTGCAAAGACACTTCATCGTCCTTTTACGGTGCATTACAACCCTTACACTCAGAGTGTGGACGTTCTGACAAACACCCACAACATCAACAGCATGGTCAAGGACATCCGGCACGAGCTGGACATCGTAGAAGAAGCTCTGAACCAACTCGGCAAACCCCTGAGAAAATGA